TAATCTTTAAAGTGATGGCAGAAATGGTAGAAGGATTTGAAAAGTTAGCGAAAATAGGTCCCTGCGTCTCTATTTTTGGTTCAGCACGAACTAAGCCAGACCAACCTTACTATCAAATGGCCGAAGATATTGCCGCCAAACTGGTAAGACATGGTTATGGTGTAATTACAGGTGGTGGACCTGGTATTATGGAAGCTGGTAACAAAGGTGCCAACAGTGAAAATGGTAAATCTGTGGGGCTTGGAATTGAACTCCCTTTCGAACAAGGAAACAACATATATATAGACCCAGATAAACTGATCTCCTTTGACTATTTCTTCGTCAGAAAGGTAATGTTCGTCAAATACTCTCAGGGATTTATCGTGATGCCTGGTGGATTCGGTACCCTCGACGAACTTTTCGAAGCGATTACACTGATTCAAACTAACAAAATTGGTCGATTCCCGATCGTATTGGTGGGTAAGGATTACTGGGGTGGATTAATGGACTGGGTGAAAAATACCATGCTTAGCTTCGGTAATATTAGCGAAAAAGACCTCGACCTGATCAACCTCGTGGAAACCCCAACTGAAGCGGTAAATGTGATTGACGAATTCTATTCTAAATACCTATTAACACCTAACTTCTAATGGTTAAACACCTACTATTTGACTGTGATGGTGTACTGATTGACACAGAAATTGTAGCTGCAGAAGTTGTCTCTTCGTGGCTACAATCCATCGGCGTGGCAATTGATCTTGAAACGTATATCCGTGACTATACAGGCAAAACCTTTACCGATATTATCAAGTCATTGCAGTCAAAAGGAGAGATTCGAGAGAATTTAGCCTTAGATACGGTTATACCCGAGTTAGATGCAACTGTTAGGGATAATCAAAGGCCAATTTCTGGTGTTTGGGATATGTTGGATTCACTGAAGATTCAACGCTCTGTAGTTTCTAATAGTGCCAAAGACTACGTGGAGTTAGCCCTTGATAAGCTATCAATTACCGATCATTTCCAAGGACGTATCTTCTCTGCCGATATGGTTGAAAAGGGCAAACCAAGTCCAGATGTGTACCTTTTAGCACTTGAAACTTTACAACTCCAACCTGACGAAGTGATCGTTATAGAAGACAGCCGAGCAGGGGTGAAAGCTGCGACAGCGGCGGGTCTTGAAGTCATTGGCTTTTTAGGAGGAAGCCATGTGAGAGATGGCTTAAAGGCCTCACTACAAGAAGCAGGCGCAAAAAGTTTCGCCCAAAATCATCAGGAATTATCGGAGCGCTTGGCTCAATACCAAGGCTAAAACCGATCTGGATTTTTTGGTTTCAATATGACCTTATGTCGTCTGGCTTGAAAAATCAGGTCGTCGGATTTAAAGATTTCAGCTAAAACCTCTCTCAGTGCTACCTTTTTAAACGATAGGTTGATTTTGCGGTCCGAATTAAAAGAACTTGGCGAATACACGAACACCAAGCCCTCCAATTCACCCTCCAGTTTTCTTAAAGCATCTTTAACAGGCATATCGCTAAAAGAGATAGTCACTTCTTTTGATAGATAGTCTGTTTTCTCCTGTGTAAAAAACATTGCGGAAAGGACGATGAAGAGCGATATGGTGACTTTTTTAAACAAAGATTAAAAGATGATTTTATAGCTAAGTACTGGAATGATTTCTCCTGCAAACGAGGACGGAACTACCGCTCCAGCAGCACGTGAAAAACGCTCTGCGACAATATTCGATCGGCTAGTCACATTCTGAATATCAAGCTTCCACTCATGGGTGATTTTGCGCTTATTTGTTTTTAAAGCAATCTGAAAGTCGATTCGAGCGTAGTCATCAAGTTGCCTACCGAAAGGTCTATTATCAAAAAACACTGTTTCTTGTGCCTGGATAGATGCTGGTAAGTTGATTTCGGTCGTTCTTGCCCCTCCACCAATCACTGTCTCTAGCCCTATGCTTAGGGTTTTATTTTTGGAAACTGACCCTACTTTAAATGTTTTTCCGCCCACAGCATTTAGGTTATAATTTCCGTTATACCTGGAATTAAACCAGTCATCGGCAATCGCCCTGAACTCGGAGTTATATAGTGAAGAAGTGATAAGGAAAAAATAGCCTTTTGATAAAAACTTCTCAAAGGTCAATTCTATACCATAATTTCTGCCTCGGCCTTCATTGACCAAAGGCAATCTTTGGAAAGCATTGTCCTGATTTAAAGATGAATAGCTTTCACTAGGGTCGGCACTGACCGGAATGTCATATAAATCTTGATAATATGCTTCAAGCTTTAAGTGGAAATCGTCTTTAAAATCTCGGTCATAGCCGACTACAAAGTGTCGTGCTTTCGCCAATTCTAAGTTTCTGTTTGGCAGATAGGCTGTTAAATCCGTTCTAAACAACTCCGTGAAGTAAAGGGATGTTTCCTCTTTTCGACTATGTAGACCAAACCCGAAACTTAAGGCCTGATCGGCTTTAAACTGCCATTTAAGGCCAAAACGAGGCTCAATATTGTCCTGACCATCAAGGTTTAGCCTGATGTAATGTACCCCACCAGTCATGGTCAAGCTATTGGACAAATTGAACTTATGGCTTACAAAAGATTGCCACATACCAAAACTACCAGTCTCATTGGCTTGGTACTTTAACTCGCCAGTCACTTCCCTCCCAATTGAATTGATATCATAGGAGAAATCAGAGTAAATAGCCCCAATTTTTGTACTATGCTTTGCGTTAAATTTTGTTTGGAGAGAAGTACTAATGCGGCTAACCCCATTTCTATAATCCTCAATATCCTCGTCGAACACTTGCCCATCGCTCACCCCCTCTAGGAAAAAATCATATTGCGTTTCATTATGTGAAATGCCTGTTTCCAAATAAGATTTGTAGCCTAGGTTAATGATATGGGAAAAGCCTATGAGCCCTAGCCTATACTTCTCAGATTCTTTGAGCGAGAAAACCTGATTATTACTAGTTTCGTCAAAAAGCTCTTCAGTATCAGAAGTACCCCCAAGGCCATAAAGAGAAAAAGTACCCGCCGATTGTGTAGGCATGTTGATCTTGAATGAAAGATCTTGATATGCTGGTACATTTACCCCATCGTTGGCCGCGTTCAAGCCAAGATTTTCGAGCAAAGAGATCGTCGAATAACGATAATTGATCAGATAAGAAGCGTTCGGCACACCACGACCAGCAGGTCTTCGAATTGGCCCCTCGAAAGAAGCATCAAGGCCCAAAAACCCTGCTTGCAAAGCATATTCACGCTTTTCGTTATTTCCGTTTCGAAGCTTTAAGTCGAAAACTCCCGAAAAAGCATTACCATATTCAGCTGGGAAAGCACCAGTTAAAAAGTCCGAATTCGTTAAAGCATTACTATTGAGCATGCTGATCGCCCCGCTGGAAGCCCCATCAGAGGCAAAATGATTAGGGTTGGCGATTTCTATTCCTTCCAGTCGCCATAAAAGGCCACGCGGAGAGTTTCCCCGAATAATAATGCCATTATCCGTATCATCAGGGGCACTTACTACACCGGCATAAGTTGTGGCCATTCTTGCAGGATCATTGAAGCTGCCAGCATACTTACTAGTCTCTTCCACCGTAAAAGACTTAGCGCTAACCACAGCCATTTCGTTAAGCGGTCTAGCTTTATCTAGCTCGGCCACTACCACCACTGACTCAAGTTCTGTGACAGATTCTCTTAGCGCAATTCTCAACACCAATTCTTTGCCAGCATCAACAGTAAGGTTCTCCAAATTAGAAGGCCAATAGCCGCTAAAAGTAGCCATTAGGGACTGTTTGCCCACAGGTACTTTTTCTAATTTAAATTGGCCATAGGTGTCTGTAGAAGCACCAATTAATGGGTCCAAATTCTTAATAATGACATTAGCCCCAGGTATCGGTTGATTGGTTTCCGCCTCTACCACGACGCCGCGGATCGTTTGAAAAAGTAGCGGCGGTTCAGTGTTCAGAATTATGATTCTTTTACCCCTTTCTCGATAGGTAAAAGCCCCCGTTCCAAACACTTGCTCAAGTATTTCAAAGAGTGTCTTGTTTTGAGCTTGAATGGAAACTGACTTTTCTAAGTCGATTCCCAGATTAGAATAGGCAAATCTGAAGGTGCCTGCCGCTTCTAAGCGTTTCAACACCTCTGAAATGGGTTGATCTTGAATTGCTAGGCTCAACCGTTGATTTAGCTTAGCATTTTCTGTTTGTGCTAGGCCATAGGAAACCATCAGCAGCATGGCTGCAAAAAATATCGTATTGCGTAACATTATAATGAGTTTAAATCCTTTGGGCGCTATATTATTTACATCCCGTACCTACTAATTGATAGAGCTGACCCTCTCTTTTTATTGTAATGTCAAAAACTTCGGCGAGCGTTGCCAATACCTCATCTAATGGTTCATTTTCAAAGGTTGTAGTGACTGGACAGCCTAAAAAATCTTTGTGCATGATCTCCAGTACCACTTTATAATGTTCAGAAATGTCGCTCACTACTTCTTCCATTGGTGTATTGTCGAAAACCAGCTTATTTGTTCTCCAAGACATCAGATTAGGTTTATCGCTCATGGACTTTTGAACCAGCCCTTTGGAATCAACCGTAACTTTTTGTCCTGGAGTAAGCGTTGCCTGCTGTTTTCCTTTGGTGAACCTAACCTTACCGGTAATTAAATTAAGCTCAAAGGCTTCGCCGTCGCCTTTATTTATGTTAAAAGAAGTTCCCAAAACTTCTGTTTTAGTAGACCCAGCACTCACCACAAAAGGTTTGTCGGGGTTATGTGCCACATCAAAAAACGCTTCTCCTTCAAGCGTTACTTCGCGTTTACCACCTGTAAAGGTGTCTGGGTAATCCAATTTCGCGCCTTCATTCAACCACACGATGGTACCATCCGACAAGCGCACTTCTACTTTACCGCTGTCAGCCACCATTTCTCGCATTTCTATCCGCTCAGGTCTAAGCCAAAGAAAAGCTGTCGCTGCTAAGAGCACCACTGCCGCCGCATACTTCCAAATATATCTTGTGTTGCTCATTTGCTTAGTTGACGCTATATCAGTTTTGGATTGAAGCGCTGCCCAATTCTTATTAAGGTCTATTGCATCAAAATCCTGAATGGTATTGGAGCGTTCCCATACCTTACGAAGCTTATCTAGTTCTACTTGATTCTCCTTATCCTCAGATAGCCAAGCCTCCACTTTGGTCTTCTCTTCTGGCGAAGCAATCTCCCTGACATAGTCAAGAAGCAGGTGGTCAGATATGGTAGAATCGTTTTTCATGGCTTACATCAATAAGACGAACGAGTTGTTTGATACACGTAAGTGCATATAATATTTTTCATAAAAAAGTACTTAATGATATGATTATCAGTGCTTTAAGATATTCAAAAACATCTATCCTCAACCGCTTAAGAGCATTGCTAATCTGTGTTTCGACCGTTCTCTTGGAGATTTTCAAGATATCAGCGATCTCTTGATTTCTTTTTCCTTCCAGTCTACTCATTTTAAAAACCTGTTGGCACTGAGTAGGTAATTGTTGGATGGCATTATGGATCCGCTCCTCAAGCTCAGTCTCAATCATGGTGTCGTTGAAATCAAACTGATCGTCGAAATTGGCCTGCTTGATTTGCTCATGATGTTCGGATTTTGACTTGACCGATCTTAAATGATCGATGCATTTATTTCGAACGGATTGAAACAGAAAGGCCTTTAGCGAAGTGTGGAATTGTGCCGTTTTTCGGTTTTCATACAGCTTCACCAAAACTTCTTGCACCAAATCTTCGGCGATCTGTAAATCGCCAACAAACTTCTTAGCGAATACAGTAAGTACTTTAAAATACTTCAAAAAGACATTTTCAAATGCCTTTTCGCTGCCTTGTGACAGTTCCTGTTGCAGTTCTATTTCGTCTTGATTGAGCACTTGCCTCAAATCTAATTCAAAATTTCTTGTAGAATCAATTGCAAAATTATTTTCATTCATTTACTTTGTAATTCAAAGTACTTTTAAAAATGGAAAAAGATTATTTACAAGACATCTCCGAGATAAGATCCATCATGGAAAAATCTTCTCGGTTTATCTCCTTAAGTGGGTTATCTGGTGTTATGGCGGGTATATATGCGCTTGTCGGTGCGGCCATTGCCCATCGTTTGGTATACACCAGCGACACCGTAGTTTATAGTCAGTTAGTGGTGCGTGATGTCAGGGGAAATGTTGTGAATCTAATCATTATTGCTTTAGCCATTTTAGTACTTACAATCGGTACGGGCATTTATCTTACCAAGAAAAAGGCCAAACAGGACGGTGTGAAAAGTTGGGATAAAACTACTGAACGCCTTTTAATCAATTTGATGATTCCACTAGTAGCGGGTGGTATTTTAGTGATCATTTTCTACCAACAAGGCTTAATCGGGATGATCGCTCCTGTGACACTTATCTTTTATGGTATGGGGTTGATCAATGCTAGCCATTATACCTACCGAGACATTCGGTTTTTGGGAATATCAGAAGTAATATTGGGGCTTATTGCAAGTGCGGTAATCGGTTATGGCCTGCTCATTTGGGCGATTGGCTTCGGTGTATTGCACATTGTTTATGGTGCACTAATGTATTTTAAATACGAGCGTTGAAGGTAGATATACATAAGCTTAATAAGGCCTTTGAAAATAGGGTGAGGCTAGGCATTATGTCGGCATTAATTGCCGGAGAGGCCATGGACTTTAACAGGCTCAAAGAGTTGTTGGATGTGACTGATGGCAACTTGGCAAGTCACTTGAAGGCTCTAGAGAAAGAGGCCTTTATTGAAGTTCAAAAGTCATTTGTCGGAAGAAAACCGAATACAAAATACTTGGCCACAAGGGCAGGTAAAAAGGCCTTTGCAGCACACATTGATGCGCTGGAAGCCTTGATTAAAAAACAGACAGGGAGAGGGTAATATATTTTTTTACTCTTTCACTTTGAATTACAAAGTACTTTTAAATTTAAAATTATGGATCAAAAACAAGAAACAGCATTTGAAAAGATTAACAACGCCATTAAAAACTCTGTCAGCGTAAAGCTGCTCAGCATAGGCTTCCTCATTGCCATATTACTCATTCCTCAGTCAATGATTAGGTCATTGATTCGAGACCGCCAAAGCAATCAATTTAAGGCGGTTAGCGAAGTTTCAGACAGTTGGGCTGCTCCCTTAGAGCTGACTGGCCCCATAATTTCAGTCCCCTTTGAAATAGTAGAGGTCTATCAAGACAAAAAGACGAGAACCAAAAAGTATGCTCACTTCTTGCCCGATGAACTCAACATTGACGGAACCCTAAGCCCTGAAACCAGAAAGCGCGGCATTTATGAGGTGATTGTTTATTCCACCGATTTAAAGCTAAATGGCAGCTTTGATCAAATAGACCTAACACAGTTTACCAATCAGCCCGAAAATATCCTTTGGGATGAAGCCGTATTGAGCATCGGTATTCCAGATATGCGGGGTATTCAGGCCGATGTTCAATTCCAGTTAGGCAAAAAAACACATCGAATGGAATCAGGTATTCCCGCCTATTTAGAATTGAATTTAGCGCAATCCGAGCCACGCATAGACTATCATGTCGATAGACAAGGCCAAAAACAAACGGGTGTCAACGCGCGCATCAAAATCGACCCGAAAAGTGAAAAAATGGACTTTTCTGTTGATTTAGACATCAGGGGTACAAAAACTTTGATGTTTAACCCTGTTGGTAAATCGACCAATGTAAAAATTGAGTCTTCCTGGCCTCACCCAAGTTTTACTGGTCAGTTTTTACCAGACGACTATGAAATCACCGAAAAAGGATTTACTGCGAATTGGTCGGTCTTTGATTTAAATAGAAATTACCCACAACAATGGGTTGGAAAAGCGCATGCCATTAGTGCTGCAGATTTTGGTGTAAACCTATACCAGCCTGTAGATAATTATCAACAAAACACACGATCGGCCAAATACGCGGTACTCATCTTATTTCTCACTTTTATCTCGTTCTTCTTCATCGAAATCTTAAACAAGAAGAAAATTCATCCTATCCAATACATTCTCGTTGGCTTAACCCTCACTATTTTTTATACCCTGCTGCTCTCTCTGTCAGAACTTGTTGGGTTTAGTTCTGCTTACTGGATAGCCGCAGGAATCATCATAACTATGCTTACGCTTTACTCACTTTCCATGCTCAAGAGTAAAAAGTTAGCGGGCTTTATGCTCTTCTTTTTTACACTCATTTACACCTTCATTTTTGTCATTCTGCGCATGGAAGACTTCTCTCTTTTGGTTGGCAGCTTTGGGCTCTTATTTGTCCTAAGCATCTGCATGTACCTCTCGAGAAAAGTAGACTGGTACAATATTTCTAACAAGCAAAAGGTCGAAAATGCAACGGTTTAAACTCAAACTTCTACTCCGAGGAGGGCTTTTCCTCCTCAGAGTTTACTGCTTCTTTCGTCAGCAGCAGAACAAGGAAAGGCTCATTGCCGCTATGCTACTTATACCAGCCGTAGTGCTGCTGGTACCGACCTATACTTTCGAGCTCACTCTGTTGCAGTCTTTTTTGTTTCAGGCCATGCTCGTGTATGGCATTCTGAGTATTTGGTGGATCGTGAAGCATCACTATCGATTAGCCGGCATCAATTTCATGATTTACCTGCTGTTGCTGTTCAAAATAAACACACCAATGGACGCAAGTCGAGGTGTAGACGCAGGAAGTGAATCCTTAAAAGTAATGCAGTTTAATGTACACGCGATTAACAGAACTTTTGAGCATACAATTGAAAAGGTGATTCAACTAAACCCTGATTTCATCTCCTTTCAAGAAGTGGGACCAATTTGGGCTGATTATTTAGAAAATGGACTCAAAGAGCACTACCCTTACTACCGTGTGATGACCCACCCGTTGGAAAGTCAAGGCATCGCTGTATTTAGTAAATACCCCTTAATAGAAATCGAACGTCTGTTATGGCATGGAACGGCCAACATTGCTGGAAAAGTCCTTTTGGGTGATGAAGAAGTAAATTTTCTAGCAATGCATACCATGTCTCCTACTACAAAACTCCGTTGGGAAGGAAGAAATAAGCACATACAAAGGGCCAAACAGCACATTGCTGAAAAAGGTGGTGAGTTTCTGGTTTTAGGAGATTTTAATACGGTTCCTTGGGATCAGCGGTTACTCAACTTTAAAGCATCTACCCGGTTGAAGGATAGCCGCAAAAAGTTGACGCCAACTTATCCCACTTGGAACCCTTTTCTTGGTCAAATTCCCATCGATTATATCTTCTATTCAGAAGGTTTGGGCTGTGATGGACTGGATGCCATCAAGATCACCTCTGATCATAAAGCCATTTTAGGAACCTTTTTAATTAGCAACCGATGAGCCGGTGGGAAAAGACATTAAAATGGATGACTAAAATAAGTTATGCCTTGTTGATATTCATTTTAGCCAACACGTTCATCGCTCACGTAAATCCGATTGAGTTTCGGGATGTGGATTTGAAGTTTGAATATGAACTGGTGCTAATGCTCGCCACACCGTTATTGGTCTTTCTCCTCGTGATCTTGGACTACCTGAGAAATCCAGCCCAAAGGATTTTCTTCATCAACTTTATTTTGGGAATTCCGCTCTCAATATTCTCGCTCATCTTGGTCATACTCATTACAAATTCGATAGATATGAGCCGTGGAAGCGAACGAGAAATTTTCAAACATCGTTTTGATGAAAGAAGCAGAATAGTCTACCGAACCTCTTACTGGGATGGTCACCACCGGGAGGGTCAAACCTACAAGTTGAAAACACTTAACAAGTTTTTCCAGTTAACATTAAGGACTGACACCGCTGAACTAAATGCTTATCAATGGATAGACTTAACCAAAGGACTTAAAAATTGATACATGAAAAAATCTAAATCATTACGTTACCTATGTCGATTCTTCGACTGCTTGGTTCTTTTATTGATAGGCTATGCACTAGTGGTTCCTAAGCTTCTCCCCGCCATTGATATTTCAGGGCTAGGAAGCTTGGCTTTCTTTTAATTGCCTGTTGCAATTCCACCTGTAAATCAAGACCTTTGTGAATTCTGCATTTTGCAGTCCAATTCATGGAAAAACTCAAAGCAAACGCCACCATCGACCAAGCCCCAATAGACCTTTCAGGCCATGAAAACATAGAAATTTTCGGGGCAAGGGAGCACAACCTAAAAAACATCGATACAGTCATACCAAGAAACAAATTGGTAGTGATTACTGGTATTTCGGGCTCGGGAAAATCTTCCTTGGCTTTCGATACAATCTATGCCGAAGGGCAACGCCGATACATGGAGAGTTTTTCGGCTTACGCACGCTCTTTTATTGGAGATATGGAGCGTCCGGATGTTGATAAAATCAATGGCCTTAGCCCAGTAATTTCAATAGAACAAAAAACTACCTCACGTAACCCCCGATCGACCGTGGGGACACTCACTGAGATTTATGACTTTTTAAGATTACTTTTTGCCAGAACGGGCATTGCCTACTCTTATCTGACGGGCAAAGCCATGATTCGCCAGTCGGAAGACCAAATTGTGGAGCACTTAGTACAGAACTTCGAAAAAAAGAAACTAATACTGATGGCACCTGTGGTAAAGGGTCGAAAAGGACACTACCGAGAGCTTTTTGTGCAGATTAGAAAGATGGGCTTTACCAAAGTCCGAGTAGACGGTGTAGTGATGGACATGGTCCCTAAAATGCAGGTTGATCGGTATAAAACGCACGATATCGAAATCGTTGTCGATAGAATTATCGCGGATGCCGAAGATCGCTATAGAATCGCCCAAAGTGTAAAAACAGCCCTATCCCACGGAAAAGGAGTGATGATGGTGCGTGACGAAGAAGCAAATGTTCATCACTTTTCTAAGTACTTAATGGACCCTGAAACAGGGCTCTCTTATGATGAACCTGCTCCAAATAACTTTTCATTTAACTCCCCTTATGGTGCTTGCCCTTCTTGTAACGGGCTTGGTCAAATTGAAGAAATTAGCGAGGAAAGTGTCATCCCAGACGACTCTTTAAGCATAAGTCGTGGCGGTATAGCACCGTTGGGAGACTATCGTGATATCTGGATCTTCAAAAAGATAGACGCGATACTCAAGCGGTATAAAGTCAACCTTTCCACCCCGATCAAAGATATCCCGAAGGAAGTAATGGAGGTAATCCTTTTTGGTGACGATGTGCCTGTGGCGGTCGGTTCCAAAAAATATCCTGGGACAGAATGGAATACGAAGTTTGAAGGGATCATAAAATTTCTGGAGAAGCAGAAGCAAGAAGGCACTGAAAAAACTAAGCGGTGGATTGAAGACTTTATGCACATAAAGACTTGTCCAACTTGTCATGGTGCAAGGCTAAAAATGGAATCTCTCCATTTCAAAATTGCCGATACGAATATTTCTCAGCTCGCCCGAATGGACATCAACCAACTTTCCAATTGGTTTGTAGGCGTTGAAGATAGAATGACCGAGAAGCAGCGATTGATTGCTCCAGAAATTCTCAAAGAAATTAGAAAGCGAATTGGATTCTTGCTTGATGTAGGTCTTGACTACTTGACGCTAAATCGCCCTTTAAGAACACTTTCTGGAGGAGAAGCCCAGAGGATTCGATTGGCCACACAAATTGGGACACAGCTTGTAGGCGTACTCTACATTATGGATGAACCGAGTATTGGTCTTCATCAAAGAGATAATGTCAAGCTAATCAATGCGCTAAAAAACCTTCGAGATATCGGCAATACCATCATTGTGGTTGAACATGATAAGGATATGATGTTAGCCTCTGATTACATCATAGACATTGGCCCAGGAGCAGGAAGACACGGTGGTCAGGTTGTAGCGGCTGGCGACCCTTCTAAATTTTTAAAAGAAGGTGGTATTACGGCAAATTACCTCAAAGGAGATGTCAATATTGAGGTCCCGAAGAAAAGGCGCGAAGGAAACGGAAATAGTATTATACTGAAAGGCGCTGAGGGGAATAATCTACAGCAGGTAACGCTAAAATTACCGTTGGGTAAAATGGTTTGTGTAACTGGTGTTTCTGGTAGCGGAAAATCTACTTTGATTCATGATACCCTGTTCCCAATACTTAACCAGCACTTTTTTAGAGCACGGAAAAACCCATTGGCTTACAAATCAATCGATGGCTTAAAACATATTGATAAAGTAATCGAAGTAGATCAATCTCCTATTGGGCGAACTCCGCGTTCGAACCCAGCAACTTATACAGGTGTCTTTTCCGATATAAGAACACTATTTACAGAGCTACCTGAGGCGAAAATTCGCGGTTATAAAGCAGGTAGATTTTCCTTCAATGTCAAAGGTGGTCGCTGCGAGACTTGTGAAGGGGCAGGCATGAAATTGATAGAAATGGACTTCTTACCTAACGTCCATGTACCGTGTGAAACCTGTAAGGGAAAACGCTATAACCGAGAAACCTTGGAGGTGCGCTTTAAAGGAAAATCGATTTCCGATGTGCTGGACATGACGGTAGAGCAAGCTGTTGAGTTCTTTGAGCATCAACCAAAAATTCTTCGAAAAATTAAGACCTTAAACGACGTAGGGCTTGGTTACATTTCTTTAGGTCAGCATGCCACCACTTTATCTGGTGGAGAAGCACAACGGGTAAAATTAGCCACCGAATTATCGAAAAAGGATACGGGCAAAACACTTTACATCCTTGATGAACCTACCACTGGCCTTCACTTCAAAGATATTCAGCACCTGCTTGATGTACTCAATCGATTAGTGGATAAAGGAAATTCAGTGCTCGTCATTGAGCACAATTTGGATGTGATAAAGGTTTCGGACCACATTATCGACCTAGGGCCTGAAGGTGGCGACGGCGGTGGTACTATTGTAGCGGAAGGAACTCCTGAAAAGGTGTCTAAAAGTAAGAAAGGGTATACCGCTAAATTCTTAAAAGAGGAATTGGCTAGCTAGGCAAAAAAAATGATGCTGCCGCTTGCGCGAACAGCACCTTCTTCAACCAAAACATTAAAACCGCTCAACACACCGATCTCCTCAGCGCTTGCCCATTTCACCTTAGGCAAGCATCTAACCACGGTTTTAATTTCTTTTTAATACTAATTTTAAAACTCACTTTCAGAACGGAAGACACAAGTTGGTATTATAGATTATGCTAAAATCTCTCTGTTTTTAACATTAATTAAGATTTTGAGGATAGCATAACATATGAAAGCGTTTTAGACCAACTTTACGGATCAGAAATCGTAATATAGGTAACCCAAGAAAGTATGTCAGACCTGCATCATCTTCACCTAGAAATTCCTAAATCTGATAAGAAAAGAATTGTGATAATCGGCGGTGGATTTGCCGGGATTCAGCTTATCAAATCCCTTCGAAAATCGCCATATCAAATCGTGCTACTCGATCGGCACAACTATCACACATTTCAGCCATTACTATATCAGGTAGCCACCGCAGGCTTAGAGCCTGACTCCATTGCAGGAGCACTCAGGCACCTTTTTGAGAAGCATAAAGATTTCTATTTTAGAATGGCGCGTGTGACAGGAATTGAACTAGCTGAGAAAAAGATATCGACCTTAGTTGGCGACTTAAGCTACGACATGCTGGTCATTGCCAACGGATCTAAAACAAACTATTTTGGCAATCAGGAAATGTACGAACGCACGTTTCCAATGAAACAAATTCCGCAGGCTTTGAACCTTCGAAGTCATATGCTTCAGAATTTTGAGCAGACCGTGATGTCGCCAGATATTGAGGAGCAAGATCGACTGACCAACTTTGTGGTAGTTGGGGGTGGACCGACTGGTGTAGA
This is a stretch of genomic DNA from Roseivirga misakiensis. It encodes these proteins:
- the creD gene encoding cell envelope integrity protein CreD, whose translation is MDQKQETAFEKINNAIKNSVSVKLLSIGFLIAILLIPQSMIRSLIRDRQSNQFKAVSEVSDSWAAPLELTGPIISVPFEIVEVYQDKKTRTKKYAHFLPDELNIDGTLSPETRKRGIYEVIVYSTDLKLNGSFDQIDLTQFTNQPENILWDEAVLSIGIPDMRGIQADVQFQLGKKTHRMESGIPAYLELNLAQSEPRIDYHVDRQGQKQTGVNARIKIDPKSEKMDFSVDLDIRGTKTLMFNPVGKSTNVKIESSWPHPSFTGQFLPDDYEITEKGFTANWSVFDLNRNYPQQWVGKAHAISAADFGVNLYQPVDNYQQNTRSAKYAVLILFLTFISFFFIEILNKKKIHPIQYILVGLTLTIFYTLLLSLSELVGFSSAYWIAAGIIITMLTLYSLSMLKSKKLAGFMLFFFTLIYTFIFVILRMEDFSLLVGSFGLLFVLSICMYLSRKVDWYNISNKQKVENATV
- a CDS encoding winged helix-turn-helix domain-containing protein, translating into MKVDIHKLNKAFENRVRLGIMSALIAGEAMDFNRLKELLDVTDGNLASHLKALEKEAFIEVQKSFVGRKPNTKYLATRAGKKAFAAHIDALEALIKKQTGRG
- the uvrA gene encoding excinuclease ABC subunit UvrA, which encodes MEKLKANATIDQAPIDLSGHENIEIFGAREHNLKNIDTVIPRNKLVVITGISGSGKSSLAFDTIYAEGQRRYMESFSAYARSFIGDMERPDVDKINGLSPVISIEQKTTSRNPRSTVGTLTEIYDFLRLLFARTGIAYSYLTGKAMIRQSEDQIVEHLVQNFEKKKLILMAPVVKGRKGHYRELFVQIRKMGFTKVRVDGVVMDMVPKMQVDRYKTHDIEIVVDRIIADAEDRYRIAQSVKTALSHGKGVMMVRDEEANVHHFSKYLMDPETGLSYDEPAPNNFSFNSPYGACPSCNGLGQIEEISEESVIPDDSLSISRGGIAPLGDYRDIWIFKKIDAILKRYKVNLSTPIKDIPKEVMEVILFGDDVPVAVGSKKYPGTEWNTKFEGIIKFLEKQKQEGTEKTKRWIEDFMHIKTCPTCHGARLKMESLHFKIADTNISQLARMDINQLSNWFVGVEDRMTEKQRLIAPEILKEIRKRIGFLLDVGLDYLTLNRPLRTLSGGEAQRIRLATQIGTQLVGVLYIMDEPSIGLHQRDNVKLINALKNLRDIGNTIIVVEHDKDMMLASDYIIDIGPGAGRHGGQVVAAGDPSKFLKEGGITANYLKGDVNIEVPKKRREGNGNSIILKGAEGNNLQQVTLKLPLGKMVCVTGVSGSGKSTLIHDTLFPILNQHFFRARKNPLAYKSIDGLKHIDKVIEVDQSPIGRTPRSNPATYTGVFSDIRTLFTELPEAKIRGYKAGRFSFNVKGGRCETCEGAGMKLIEMDFLPNVHVPCETCKGKRYNRETLEVRFKGKSISDVLDMTVEQAVEFFEHQPKILRKIKTLNDVGLGYISLGQHATTLSGGEAQRVKLATELSKKDTGKTLYILDEPTTGLHFKDIQHLLDVLNRLVDKGNSVLVIEHNLDVIKVSDHIIDLGPEGGDGGGTIVAEGTPEKVSKSKKGYTAKFLKEELAS
- a CDS encoding endonuclease/exonuclease/phosphatase family protein, yielding MQRFKLKLLLRGGLFLLRVYCFFRQQQNKERLIAAMLLIPAVVLLVPTYTFELTLLQSFLFQAMLVYGILSIWWIVKHHYRLAGINFMIYLLLLFKINTPMDASRGVDAGSESLKVMQFNVHAINRTFEHTIEKVIQLNPDFISFQEVGPIWADYLENGLKEHYPYYRVMTHPLESQGIAVFSKYPLIEIERLLWHGTANIAGKVLLGDEEVNFLAMHTMSPTTKLRWEGRNKHIQRAKQHIAEKGGEFLVLGDFNTVPWDQRLLNFKASTRLKDSRKKLTPTYPTWNPFLGQIPIDYIFYSEGLGCDGLDAIKITSDHKAILGTFLISNR